The Streptomyces sp. NBC_00162 genome window below encodes:
- a CDS encoding ATP-binding protein, which translates to MGARRDGFVVKIRQGTSDVPVGVGFVVGDKHIVTCAHVVNVALGRQKGTSDRPGDEARIQVEFVLLGDAEGAPLRNCRVTAWDPPPGPGRPGRDIAGLVLVGGDTLPVGAGPARLVDPRNGLAESTEVSVFGYPGTPPRKANGAWSSCVLRGAVGGGLVQLDTSSESALRTQPGYSGAAAIMSDRWGDAVIGMLAVASRGGEHEDAYAVPLSEMASAWPEVLERSVLPPCPYRGLQAFTAADARAGVFVGREREIERLRAMLVHQPCVVVAGPSGVGKSSLVGAGLEPALAADGWTVASFRPGSAPYDSVARALLDLEDPGAQHTLERLESRARSLREEGFWPVATRIALLTGRRLALIGDQFEEVLSNGAHGRRQEFLERMFPEPDTMDDAPVRLVCTLRSDFLPDLLDLPTVGPRIQDRQLNVSPLDEAALTRVIVEPAAAAGVVYSQGVAEAIAAEAAKAPGSLPLLEFALTELWPMQQERKITFDGYHALGGVSGALNRHAEKAFQFLARQLDEARIRRVLLSMVRARGGASSAVRVTALKAHLDRDWHVAQLLAEPDRRLVVLGTTGPGTAEIAHEALIREWIRLADWVDADADFQQWLAVMEERAADGDLLSATRVSEAEDWLRERSTDVPTVVSEFIERSTAAVIVQRHQEVMLTKSQEMTEQWRERSTMLENRQGALQAANRQLEEKAARLARKNSEIEVQSVRIEEARQTLQEQYELLALEIRHKSEFLANMSHELRTPLSSLQLLAQELADNAAGTLTAKQVEYARAIQGAGHDLLSLLDDILDLSDAETGRMQIVPVRVPLLQVADHLDAAFSPLAEEKGLGLHVRVAPELPETLLADEQRLLQILRSLLANAVKFTDRGEVRLDIQPAGPDVPPSVHSRLADMKAAKLIAFSVADTGTGISDGRLKVIFEAFTHAGDPAETRHVGPGLGLSISREIARLMDGEIHVASERGLGSVFTLYLPLISGGPMAHLELQDLPAPEGLAEGPVSAQAYGFSGQKVLIVDDDVRAAFGLTTDFERHGLEVLWAERVPQAIATVTADPEVAVVLLRLPTQGMSAGSAAASVIAQLAGPPQRPVIALARKATTLGREKALAAGASDYAATSLDGEQLLPLIHHWLHRDHEAR; encoded by the coding sequence ATGGGGGCGCGGCGCGACGGGTTCGTCGTCAAGATCCGGCAGGGCACCTCCGACGTTCCCGTCGGGGTGGGCTTCGTCGTGGGCGACAAGCACATCGTGACCTGCGCGCACGTCGTCAACGTGGCCCTGGGACGGCAGAAGGGGACCTCCGACCGGCCCGGTGACGAGGCGCGCATCCAGGTCGAGTTCGTACTGCTCGGCGATGCCGAGGGAGCTCCGCTGCGCAACTGCCGGGTCACGGCCTGGGATCCGCCTCCGGGGCCCGGGCGGCCGGGCCGCGACATCGCCGGACTCGTACTGGTGGGCGGAGACACCCTGCCGGTGGGGGCCGGACCGGCCCGGCTCGTCGACCCCAGGAACGGACTCGCGGAGAGCACCGAGGTGTCCGTCTTCGGCTACCCGGGGACTCCCCCGCGCAAGGCCAACGGCGCCTGGAGCAGCTGTGTCCTGCGGGGCGCCGTCGGCGGCGGCCTGGTCCAGCTCGACACGTCCAGTGAGTCCGCGCTGCGCACCCAGCCCGGCTACAGCGGTGCGGCCGCGATCATGTCGGACCGCTGGGGGGACGCGGTGATCGGCATGCTGGCCGTCGCGAGCCGGGGCGGCGAGCACGAGGACGCGTACGCCGTGCCCCTGTCGGAAATGGCATCGGCCTGGCCGGAGGTACTGGAACGCAGCGTGCTGCCCCCGTGCCCCTACCGGGGCCTGCAGGCGTTCACCGCGGCCGATGCCCGGGCCGGTGTGTTCGTGGGCCGGGAAAGGGAGATCGAACGGCTCCGGGCGATGCTCGTGCACCAGCCCTGTGTCGTGGTGGCCGGGCCTTCCGGGGTCGGCAAGTCCTCGCTGGTCGGGGCCGGTCTGGAACCGGCCCTGGCCGCCGACGGATGGACCGTCGCGAGCTTCCGGCCGGGATCCGCCCCGTACGACTCGGTGGCCCGCGCGCTGCTGGACCTGGAGGATCCCGGCGCCCAGCACACGCTGGAGCGGCTGGAGAGCCGGGCGCGCTCCCTGCGGGAAGAGGGGTTCTGGCCGGTCGCCACCCGGATCGCCCTGCTCACCGGCCGCCGGCTCGCCCTCATCGGCGACCAGTTCGAGGAAGTTCTCAGTAACGGCGCACACGGACGGCGGCAGGAGTTCCTGGAGCGGATGTTCCCCGAGCCGGACACCATGGACGACGCGCCGGTCCGGCTCGTCTGCACCCTGCGGTCCGACTTCCTGCCCGATCTGCTGGACCTGCCCACCGTCGGTCCGCGCATCCAGGACCGCCAGCTCAACGTCTCCCCGCTGGACGAGGCGGCGCTGACCCGGGTGATCGTCGAACCGGCCGCCGCGGCCGGAGTCGTCTACAGCCAGGGCGTCGCCGAGGCCATCGCCGCCGAGGCGGCCAAGGCCCCGGGCAGCCTCCCGCTGCTCGAGTTCGCGCTCACCGAGCTCTGGCCCATGCAGCAGGAACGGAAGATCACCTTCGACGGGTACCACGCCCTGGGCGGAGTCTCGGGGGCACTCAACCGGCACGCCGAGAAGGCCTTCCAGTTCCTGGCCCGGCAGCTGGACGAGGCCCGGATCCGGCGGGTGCTGCTGTCCATGGTGCGGGCCCGCGGCGGGGCGAGCAGCGCGGTCCGGGTGACGGCCCTGAAGGCCCATCTGGACCGGGACTGGCACGTCGCCCAGCTCCTGGCGGAGCCCGACCGGCGGCTGGTGGTACTCGGGACGACCGGGCCGGGGACGGCGGAGATCGCCCACGAGGCGCTGATCAGGGAATGGATCAGACTCGCCGACTGGGTCGACGCCGACGCCGACTTCCAGCAGTGGCTCGCCGTCATGGAGGAGCGGGCCGCGGACGGAGACCTGCTCTCCGCGACGCGGGTGTCGGAGGCGGAGGACTGGCTGCGCGAGCGCAGCACCGACGTACCCACCGTGGTGAGCGAGTTCATCGAGCGCAGCACGGCCGCCGTCATCGTCCAGCGGCACCAAGAGGTCATGCTGACCAAGTCGCAGGAGATGACAGAGCAGTGGCGCGAGCGGTCCACGATGCTGGAGAACCGGCAGGGGGCGCTCCAGGCCGCGAACCGGCAACTGGAGGAGAAGGCGGCGCGGCTGGCCCGCAAGAACAGCGAGATCGAGGTCCAGTCCGTCCGGATCGAAGAAGCCCGGCAGACCTTGCAGGAGCAGTACGAACTGCTGGCCCTGGAGATCCGGCACAAGAGCGAGTTCCTGGCCAACATGTCGCACGAGCTGCGCACTCCGCTGAGTTCCCTGCAGCTCCTGGCCCAGGAGCTCGCCGACAACGCCGCCGGGACGCTCACCGCGAAGCAGGTCGAATACGCCCGGGCCATCCAGGGGGCGGGCCATGACCTGCTCTCCCTGCTGGACGACATCCTCGACCTCTCCGACGCGGAGACGGGCCGGATGCAGATCGTCCCGGTCCGGGTGCCGCTGCTCCAGGTCGCCGACCACCTCGACGCGGCGTTCTCGCCGCTGGCGGAGGAGAAGGGACTGGGTCTGCACGTGCGGGTGGCGCCCGAGCTGCCGGAGACCCTGCTCGCGGACGAACAGCGGCTGCTCCAGATCCTGCGGAGCCTGCTCGCCAACGCCGTGAAGTTCACCGACCGCGGCGAGGTACGGCTCGACATCCAGCCGGCCGGACCGGACGTGCCGCCGTCCGTCCACAGCCGGCTCGCCGACATGAAGGCGGCGAAGCTCATCGCCTTCTCGGTCGCCGACACGGGCACCGGAATCTCCGACGGAAGACTGAAGGTCATCTTCGAGGCGTTCACGCACGCAGGTGACCCGGCCGAAACGCGGCACGTCGGACCGGGCCTCGGGCTGTCCATCAGCCGGGAGATCGCCCGGCTGATGGACGGTGAGATCCATGTGGCGAGCGAACGCGGGCTCGGGTCCGTGTTCACCCTCTATCTGCCGCTCATCTCCGGCGGGCCGATGGCCCACCTGGAGCTACAGGACCTGCCCGCCCCGGAGGGACTCGCCGAAGGCCCGGTGTCCGCCCAGGCATACGGGTTCTCCGGGCAGAAGGTGCTGATCGTGGACGACGACGTCCGTGCGGCGTTCGGACTGACCACCGACTTCGAGCGCCACGGCCTGGAAGTGCTGTGGGCGGAACGGGTTCCGCAGGCCATCGCCACCGTCACCGCCGACCCGGAGGTGGCCGTCGTACTGCTGCGCCTGCCCACTCAGGGGATGAGCGCCGGCTCCGCGGCGGCCTCGGTCATCGCCCAACTCGCCGGCCCGCCCCAGCGCCCGGTCATCGCCCTCGCCCGCAAGGCAACCACCCTGGGCCGCGAAAAAGCCCTGGCCGCAGGCGCATCGGACTACGCCGCCACATCCCTGGACGGCGAACAACTCCTCCCCCTCATCCACCACTGGCTCCACCGAGACCACGAGGCCCGGTGA
- a CDS encoding CU044_2847 family protein — protein MTLEDGGEETAVVFEVDGDLAGSDLEMAAAGDGLMGRAGVSVQDALDRVKPTLAKVARTVRELGPDEAEIEFGLKMGGETGVIVAKGTAEVNFAVRLVWHRA, from the coding sequence ATGACGCTGGAGGACGGCGGCGAAGAGACCGCTGTCGTGTTCGAGGTCGACGGGGACTTAGCCGGATCCGACCTGGAGATGGCGGCGGCCGGGGACGGACTGATGGGACGGGCCGGCGTCTCGGTGCAGGACGCCCTGGACCGGGTGAAGCCCACGCTGGCGAAGGTCGCCCGGACCGTACGTGAACTGGGCCCGGACGAGGCCGAGATCGAGTTCGGGCTGAAGATGGGCGGCGAGACCGGCGTCATCGTCGCCAAGGGCACGGCAGAGGTGAACTTCGCCGTCCGTCTCGTCTGGCACCGCGCCTGA
- a CDS encoding DUF1906 domain-containing protein, which yields MAPIRTLLSGLLGAALLVPVLPSATTAAADARTIDYGGLRLAVPADWRVVDLDLDPDACLRLDLPTLYLGHAGNQSQCTGRAVISRADTLHLEPLDGAPQRADIPTIAVDSGTALPETPPRSDSNEVRYALLRPGVMATVSYGAAPDAVRRVLARARAVTPGAPAAPRPPAEPALATDGTEPRNAQEPFTGEGFDACTAPTQKSMDTWRADSPFRAVGIYIGGRARACAQPQLTADWVRRQADAGWHLMPIWVGPQPWNSSSTGLSTDPSEADEQGRSAADGASAAAASLGLPPGTVLYNDLENYTDRETWDAPVVAYLTAWTVRLHELGYRSAAYVSASSGAKTLSAHHHQAPEAMPDVLWVARWNGAASVGDADMGLPAGTPQWAGRRRAHQFRGDHDATYGGVKINIDRNWVDIDPSAIGTGDVLPLA from the coding sequence ATGGCCCCCATCCGAACGCTGCTGAGCGGCCTCCTCGGCGCCGCCCTGCTGGTCCCCGTCCTCCCCTCGGCGACGACCGCCGCCGCCGACGCGCGAACCATCGACTACGGCGGTCTGCGCCTCGCCGTCCCGGCCGACTGGCGGGTCGTCGACCTCGACCTCGACCCCGACGCCTGCCTGCGCCTGGACCTGCCCACCCTCTACCTCGGCCACGCCGGCAACCAGAGCCAGTGCACCGGCCGGGCCGTCATCAGCCGCGCGGACACCCTCCACCTCGAACCCCTCGACGGAGCACCGCAGCGCGCCGACATCCCCACCATCGCCGTGGACTCCGGGACCGCCCTGCCCGAGACCCCGCCCCGGTCCGACAGCAACGAAGTGCGGTACGCCCTGCTCCGGCCCGGGGTCATGGCCACCGTCTCCTACGGGGCCGCGCCCGACGCCGTACGCCGGGTCCTGGCACGCGCCCGCGCCGTGACCCCCGGAGCCCCGGCGGCCCCCAGGCCCCCCGCCGAGCCCGCGCTGGCCACCGACGGCACGGAGCCCCGCAACGCACAGGAACCTTTCACCGGCGAGGGCTTCGACGCCTGCACCGCCCCCACTCAGAAGTCCATGGACACCTGGCGGGCCGATTCCCCCTTCCGGGCGGTCGGCATCTACATCGGCGGCCGTGCCCGGGCCTGCGCCCAGCCGCAGCTCACCGCCGACTGGGTACGGCGGCAGGCCGACGCGGGCTGGCACCTCATGCCGATCTGGGTGGGCCCGCAGCCCTGGAACAGCTCCAGCACCGGCCTGTCCACCGACCCCTCCGAGGCCGACGAGCAGGGCCGGTCCGCCGCCGACGGCGCGTCGGCCGCGGCCGCGTCGCTGGGCCTGCCCCCGGGCACGGTGCTCTACAACGACCTGGAGAACTACACCGACCGCGAGACCTGGGACGCCCCGGTCGTCGCCTACCTGACCGCGTGGACGGTCCGGCTGCACGAGCTCGGCTACCGCTCCGCCGCCTACGTCTCGGCGAGCTCCGGGGCCAAGACGCTGAGCGCCCACCACCACCAGGCGCCCGAGGCCATGCCGGACGTGCTGTGGGTCGCCCGCTGGAACGGCGCGGCCTCCGTCGGCGACGCCGACATGGGCCTGCCCGCCGGCACCCCGCAGTGGGCCGGCCGGCGCCGCGCCCACCAGTTCCGCGGCGACCACGACGCCACCTACGGCGGAGTCAAGATCAACATCGACCGCAACTGGGTCGACATCGACCCGTCCGCCATCGGGACGGGCGACGTCCTCCCGCTGGCCTAG
- a CDS encoding pyridoxamine 5'-phosphate oxidase family protein: MTTTNNWAAFEKAEPEFAAAVQARFAQYPHHVLATLRKDGSPRVAGLNVDIRGGELWLGMMPGSMKARDLQRDPRFALHTNPGEGETIPDGDVRISGRAVELVDPPELHRYAEETETPHPFHLFHAELTEVVHIIVEGDDLVLRTWTPAGGIHTLRRGDDDEPPREDPPAPDAS, encoded by the coding sequence ATGACGACGACGAACAACTGGGCAGCGTTCGAGAAGGCGGAGCCGGAGTTCGCAGCGGCCGTCCAGGCCCGCTTCGCCCAGTATCCGCACCACGTCCTGGCCACCCTCCGCAAGGACGGCTCCCCCCGCGTCGCCGGGCTGAACGTCGACATCCGCGGCGGGGAGCTGTGGCTCGGCATGATGCCGGGCTCGATGAAGGCCCGGGACCTCCAGCGCGACCCGCGGTTCGCCCTGCACACCAATCCGGGCGAGGGCGAGACGATCCCGGACGGGGACGTACGGATCTCCGGGCGCGCGGTGGAGCTGGTGGACCCGCCCGAGCTGCACCGGTACGCGGAGGAGACGGAGACCCCGCACCCCTTCCACCTCTTCCACGCCGAGCTGACGGAGGTCGTCCACATCATCGTGGAGGGCGATGACCTGGTGCTGCGGACCTGGACCCCGGCGGGTGGCATCCACACCCTCCGCCGGGGCGACGACGACGAGCCGCCGCGGGAGGACCCGCCGGCTCCGGACGCTTCCTAG
- a CDS encoding PadR family transcriptional regulator: MADETSTLPATGWAVLGLLSFGEELSGYDVKKRSDRSLRFFYWSPSFSQIYSELKRLEKAGYAVSRTVSQESGTRDKRVYRITDAGMTAVREWVREAPLDPPVLKHGPMLRLWLGHLLAPEQMREVLVQHQEFAESMRDRALADAERAGAYPALTLKWAERYYTSERDLAAAMLDDLDALSSGRVRHP, from the coding sequence GTGGCAGACGAGACGAGCACGCTCCCCGCGACCGGCTGGGCGGTGCTCGGCCTGCTCTCCTTCGGGGAGGAGCTCTCCGGCTACGACGTGAAGAAGCGGTCGGACCGGTCCTTGCGGTTCTTCTACTGGAGCCCGTCCTTCAGCCAGATCTACAGCGAGCTCAAGCGCCTGGAGAAGGCCGGCTACGCCGTCTCGCGGACGGTCTCCCAGGAGAGCGGCACGCGCGACAAGCGGGTGTACCGGATCACCGACGCGGGCATGACGGCCGTCCGGGAATGGGTCCGCGAGGCCCCGCTCGACCCGCCCGTCCTCAAGCACGGGCCGATGCTGCGCCTGTGGCTGGGCCACCTGCTGGCGCCGGAGCAGATGCGCGAAGTCCTCGTCCAGCACCAGGAGTTCGCCGAGTCGATGCGCGACCGCGCGCTGGCCGACGCCGAACGGGCCGGGGCGTACCCGGCGCTGACCCTCAAGTGGGCCGAGCGGTACTACACCTCCGAGCGCGACCTCGCGGCCGCCATGCTGGACGACCTCGACGCGCTGAGCAGCGGGCGCGTCCGGCACCCGTAG
- a CDS encoding SDR family NAD(P)-dependent oxidoreductase, which yields MGVSLEGKVVVITGAGRGQGAAEARLCAEAGARVVVTDVREDEGRAVAAELGGQGLYVRHDVADPDSWAQVVRSAVAAFGTISALVNNAALWRTAHVEQQRLDDFETLLRVNLLGPFLGIQAVAPVLRAGGGGSVVNISSTAGLVGIPGHAAYGSTKFGLRGLTRSAALDLAADRIRVNSVHPGAIDTPMVAEAVAGRDWSHVPLGRMGLPEEVGELVLFLCSDASSYVTGTEFTVDGGMTTG from the coding sequence GTGGGCGTCTCCCTCGAGGGGAAGGTCGTCGTCATCACCGGCGCCGGGCGCGGCCAGGGCGCGGCCGAGGCCCGGCTGTGCGCGGAGGCGGGGGCGCGGGTCGTCGTCACGGACGTACGGGAGGACGAGGGCCGGGCGGTGGCCGCGGAACTCGGCGGCCAGGGCTTGTACGTACGGCACGACGTGGCCGACCCGGACAGCTGGGCGCAGGTCGTCCGGTCGGCGGTCGCGGCCTTCGGCACGATCTCGGCGCTGGTCAACAACGCGGCCCTGTGGCGCACGGCCCACGTCGAACAGCAGCGGCTCGACGACTTCGAGACGCTGCTGCGGGTCAACCTGCTGGGGCCGTTCCTCGGCATCCAGGCGGTGGCGCCCGTACTGCGGGCGGGCGGCGGCGGGTCCGTCGTCAACATCTCCTCGACGGCCGGACTGGTCGGGATCCCGGGCCACGCGGCCTACGGCTCCACCAAGTTCGGGCTGCGCGGGCTGACCCGGTCGGCGGCGCTGGACCTGGCCGCGGACCGGATCCGGGTCAACTCGGTGCACCCGGGCGCCATCGACACGCCGATGGTGGCCGAAGCGGTCGCGGGCCGGGACTGGTCGCACGTGCCACTGGGGCGGATGGGGCTGCCGGAGGAGGTCGGGGAGCTGGTCCTCTTCCTCTGCTCGGACGCGTCCTCGTACGTGACCGGCACGGAGTTCACGGTGGACGGCGGCATGACCACGGGATGA
- a CDS encoding class I SAM-dependent methyltransferase — translation MTKRARSFDAAAALYGANRPGYPPALFDAVEELAGRPLAGARVADVGAGTGIATGLLRARGAEVVAVEPGDGMAEEFRRANPGIPLVRGDGDRLPLASGAFDLLTYAQAWHWTDPARSVPEARRVLRPGGALALWWNDMDLSVPWIAEQDARIREYLKVIGLPARESLEGLDLTTREVRWSRRIPLDTHLANQASHSAFLLLGEAVTGEFMAAERERLLALFPDGTVEESYVVTLRVARIGV, via the coding sequence ATGACGAAACGCGCCCGGTCCTTCGACGCCGCCGCCGCGCTGTACGGCGCGAACCGGCCCGGCTATCCGCCCGCCCTCTTCGACGCCGTCGAGGAGCTCGCCGGCCGGCCGCTCGCCGGGGCACGGGTGGCCGACGTAGGGGCGGGTACCGGGATCGCCACCGGGCTGCTGCGGGCCCGCGGGGCAGAGGTCGTCGCCGTGGAGCCGGGGGACGGGATGGCCGAGGAGTTCCGGCGGGCCAACCCGGGGATCCCGCTCGTGCGCGGGGACGGGGACCGGCTGCCGCTGGCGAGCGGCGCGTTCGACCTCCTCACCTACGCCCAGGCCTGGCACTGGACCGACCCCGCCCGTTCGGTCCCGGAGGCCCGCCGCGTGCTGCGCCCGGGCGGCGCGCTCGCGCTCTGGTGGAACGACATGGACCTCTCCGTCCCCTGGATCGCCGAGCAGGACGCCCGGATCCGCGAGTACCTGAAGGTGATCGGGCTGCCCGCCCGTGAATCCCTGGAGGGGCTCGACCTCACCACCCGGGAGGTCCGCTGGTCGCGGCGGATCCCGCTGGACACCCATCTCGCCAACCAGGCCAGCCACTCCGCGTTCCTCCTCCTCGGCGAGGCCGTCACCGGGGAGTTCATGGCGGCCGAGCGGGAGCGGCTGCTGGCCCTCTTCCCGGACGGAACGGTCGAAGAGTCCTACGTGGTCACCCTTCGCGTCGCCCGCATCGGCGTCTGA
- a CDS encoding acyl-CoA dehydrogenase family protein produces the protein MRFLPTDEQSDFARTLRSLLGAADVPAVVRAWAGGEHGPGRALWSRLAGTGLFALAAAESYDGAGLLPLELSLGFVELGRAGVPGPVVETAAASVLLSELGDEGPAKRFLPGLVAGGASATLTLPGGSPYALDADAATYCFTVSATGELRLSEGVPEVVPEGGRLASLDPARGLSVPAGGELLAAGPAVTAAAETAARWARLLTAAQCLGVGEALLARTVEYAKQRTQFGAPIGSFQAVKHRLADTLLGLEFARPLLWAAALSTAPGDVAAAKLTAGEAAYAAARTALQLHGAVGYTEELDLSLWLRKARPLRDAWGTPAACRAAVLQTPMRATRRVTT, from the coding sequence ATGCGCTTCCTGCCGACCGACGAGCAGTCGGACTTCGCGCGCACCCTGCGCTCCCTGCTGGGCGCGGCGGACGTGCCCGCCGTCGTACGGGCCTGGGCGGGCGGCGAGCACGGGCCCGGGCGGGCGCTGTGGTCCCGCCTCGCCGGTACGGGGCTGTTCGCGCTGGCGGCTGCGGAGTCGTACGACGGCGCCGGCCTGCTGCCGCTGGAGCTGTCCCTCGGCTTCGTGGAGCTGGGCCGGGCCGGGGTGCCGGGGCCGGTGGTGGAGACGGCGGCCGCGTCGGTGCTCCTGTCCGAGCTGGGGGACGAGGGGCCGGCGAAACGCTTCCTCCCGGGGCTGGTCGCGGGCGGGGCCTCGGCCACGCTGACGCTGCCGGGCGGGAGCCCGTACGCCCTGGACGCGGACGCGGCGACGTACTGCTTCACGGTGTCGGCGACGGGCGAACTCCGCCTGTCGGAAGGCGTGCCGGAAGTCGTTCCTGAGGGCGGGCGGCTGGCCTCGCTGGACCCGGCCCGCGGGCTCTCGGTCCCGGCGGGCGGGGAACTCCTCGCCGCGGGCCCGGCCGTGACGGCGGCGGCGGAGACGGCCGCCCGCTGGGCGCGGCTGCTGACGGCGGCCCAGTGCCTGGGCGTCGGCGAGGCGCTGCTGGCCCGGACGGTGGAGTACGCGAAGCAGCGCACGCAGTTCGGCGCGCCGATCGGGTCCTTCCAGGCGGTCAAGCACCGGCTGGCGGACACCCTGCTGGGCCTGGAGTTCGCCCGGCCGCTGCTGTGGGCGGCGGCGCTGTCGACGGCCCCGGGTGACGTGGCGGCGGCGAAGCTCACCGCGGGCGAGGCGGCGTACGCGGCGGCGCGGACGGCCCTGCAGCTGCACGGTGCGGTCGGCTACACGGAGGAGCTGGACCTGTCGCTGTGGCTGCGCAAGGCCCGCCCGCTGCGGGACGCGTGGGGCACGCCCGCGGCCTGCCGGGCGGCGGTCCTTCAGACGCCGATGCGGGCGACGCGAAGGGTGACCACGTAG
- a CDS encoding acyl-CoA dehydrogenase family protein, translating to MDLTQTAEVAAFRAEARAWLSEHVPASPLPSLETAEGFAAHREWEGLLHADRWSVVSWPEEYGGRGVDIVKWLVFEEEYWAAGAPGRVSQNGINLLAPTLFDHASEEQRARVLPPMASGEVIWAQAWSEPESGSDLASLKSRAVRTEGGWLLSGQKTWSSRAAFADRAFGIFRTDPDAPKQHQGLTYLMFDLRAPGVTVRPIGRLDGKPAFAELFLDQVFVPDADVIGEPGQGWRIAMSTTGNERGLTLRAPGRFLAAADRLVALWESAGDPADTALRDRVADAVVGARAYELFTWAGASRFAAGESVGAESSLNKVFWSQYDIALHETALDLLGADAELAEGAWAEPWVFSLAGPIYAGTNEIQRDIIAERLLGLPKGRR from the coding sequence ATGGACCTCACCCAGACGGCGGAGGTGGCGGCCTTCCGGGCCGAGGCCCGGGCCTGGCTGTCCGAGCACGTTCCCGCCTCCCCCCTGCCCTCCCTGGAGACGGCGGAGGGCTTCGCGGCGCACCGGGAGTGGGAGGGGCTGCTGCACGCGGACCGCTGGTCGGTGGTGTCCTGGCCCGAGGAGTACGGAGGCCGGGGCGTGGACATCGTCAAGTGGCTGGTGTTCGAGGAGGAGTACTGGGCGGCGGGCGCGCCCGGCCGGGTCTCGCAGAACGGCATCAACCTCCTCGCGCCGACCCTCTTCGACCACGCGAGCGAGGAGCAGCGGGCCCGTGTACTGCCGCCGATGGCGAGCGGCGAGGTGATCTGGGCGCAGGCCTGGTCGGAGCCGGAGTCGGGCTCCGACCTGGCCTCGCTGAAGTCGCGGGCGGTGCGGACGGAGGGCGGGTGGCTGCTGTCCGGGCAGAAGACCTGGTCCTCGCGGGCGGCCTTCGCGGACCGCGCCTTCGGCATCTTCCGCACCGACCCGGACGCCCCGAAGCAGCACCAGGGACTGACGTACCTGATGTTCGACCTGCGGGCGCCGGGGGTGACGGTGCGGCCCATCGGCCGCCTCGACGGCAAGCCCGCCTTCGCGGAGCTGTTCCTGGACCAGGTCTTCGTACCGGACGCCGACGTGATCGGGGAGCCGGGGCAGGGCTGGCGGATCGCGATGTCGACGACGGGCAACGAGCGGGGGCTCACGCTGCGCGCCCCGGGCCGGTTCCTGGCGGCGGCGGACCGCCTGGTCGCGCTGTGGGAGTCGGCCGGGGATCCCGCCGACACCGCACTGCGGGACCGGGTTGCGGACGCGGTGGTCGGGGCGCGCGCCTACGAGCTGTTCACCTGGGCCGGCGCCTCGCGGTTCGCGGCCGGTGAGAGCGTCGGCGCCGAGTCGAGCCTGAACAAGGTGTTCTGGTCGCAGTACGACATCGCCCTGCACGAGACGGCGCTGGACCTGCTGGGCGCGGACGCGGAGCTCGCGGAGGGCGCGTGGGCCGAACCGTGGGTCTTCTCGCTGGCCGGGCCGATCTACGCGGGGACGAACGAGATCCAGCGCGACATCATCGCCGAGCGGCTGCTCGGCCTTCCGAAGGGACGCCGCTGA
- a CDS encoding SDR family oxidoreductase has product MNEPRYTAGHHLLKDRTAVITAAAGAGIGGATARRFLEEGARILIGDAHARRLKETEDALAAEFGADRVTSLPCDVTDEEQVRALFAHAEQTHGGLDIVVNNAGLGGTADLVDMTDDQWSRVLDVTLNGTFRCTRAALRSLKASGRGGVVVNNASVVGWRAQTGQAHYAAAKAGVMALTRCAALEAAEFGVRINAVAPSLAMHPHLVKVTSEELLAELTAREAFGRYAEPWEVANVIVFLASGYSSYMTGETVSVSSQHP; this is encoded by the coding sequence ATGAACGAGCCCCGGTACACCGCCGGCCACCACCTGCTGAAGGACCGCACCGCCGTCATCACCGCCGCCGCCGGCGCCGGGATCGGCGGCGCCACCGCCCGCCGCTTCCTGGAGGAGGGCGCCCGGATCCTCATCGGCGACGCCCACGCCCGCCGCCTCAAGGAGACCGAGGACGCGCTCGCCGCCGAGTTCGGGGCCGACCGCGTCACCTCCCTCCCCTGCGACGTCACCGACGAGGAACAGGTACGGGCCCTCTTCGCGCACGCCGAGCAGACCCACGGCGGCCTCGACATCGTCGTCAACAACGCCGGCCTCGGCGGCACCGCCGACCTCGTCGACATGACCGACGACCAGTGGTCCCGCGTCCTCGACGTCACCCTGAACGGCACCTTCCGCTGCACCCGCGCCGCGCTGCGCTCGCTCAAGGCGTCCGGGCGGGGCGGGGTCGTCGTCAACAACGCCTCCGTCGTCGGCTGGCGCGCCCAGACCGGTCAGGCCCACTACGCCGCCGCCAAGGCCGGCGTGATGGCCCTGACCCGCTGCGCGGCGCTGGAGGCCGCCGAGTTCGGCGTACGGATCAACGCCGTCGCGCCGAGCCTGGCCATGCACCCGCACCTGGTGAAGGTGACGAGCGAGGAGCTGCTCGCCGAACTCACCGCCCGCGAGGCCTTCGGCCGGTACGCCGAGCCCTGGGAGGTCGCCAACGTCATCGTCTTCCTGGCCAGCGGCTACTCGTCGTACATGACGGGCGAAACCGTCTCGGTCAGCAGCCAGCATCCGTAG